A stretch of Nonomuraea africana DNA encodes these proteins:
- a CDS encoding isocitrate lyase/PEP mutase family protein has protein sequence MTFHDLHKPGEPLLLPNAWDYGSAALLAARGYPAIGTTSLGVAAVHGKPDAAAATRAETLDLVLLVKDLPAYLTVDIENGFSDDPAAVAELVDLLAGLGVAGINLEDGRADGTLRPIAEQTRILRAVTGRGVFVNARTDAHWLGTGDSATERIRAYADAGADGVFVPGVADLAAIAELAKATELPLNVLYSHGVAELAGVGVARISTGSLLYRAALQGALAVLEKDPALPTYEEIVGLLPDPR, from the coding sequence ATGACCTTCCACGACCTGCACAAGCCAGGCGAGCCGCTCCTGCTGCCCAACGCGTGGGACTACGGCTCGGCCGCCCTGCTGGCCGCCCGCGGCTACCCCGCCATCGGCACCACGAGCCTGGGTGTGGCCGCCGTCCACGGCAAACCCGACGCGGCCGCCGCCACCAGGGCGGAGACCCTCGACCTGGTCCTGCTCGTGAAAGACCTGCCCGCCTACCTCACCGTGGACATCGAGAACGGCTTCAGCGACGATCCCGCCGCCGTCGCCGAGCTGGTCGACCTGCTCGCGGGCCTGGGCGTGGCGGGGATCAACCTGGAGGACGGCCGGGCCGACGGCACGCTGCGCCCCATCGCCGAGCAGACCCGCATTCTGCGGGCCGTCACCGGAAGGGGCGTGTTCGTCAACGCCAGAACCGACGCGCACTGGCTCGGCACCGGAGACTCCGCCACCGAGCGGATCCGCGCCTACGCGGACGCGGGCGCCGACGGCGTCTTCGTCCCCGGTGTCGCCGACCTGGCGGCCATCGCCGAGCTCGCGAAGGCCACCGAGCTGCCGCTGAACGTGCTCTACAGCCACGGCGTCGCGGAGCTCGCGGGCGTGGGCGTGGCCAGGATCAGCACGGGCTCGCTGCTCTACCGGGCGGCGCTCCAGGGCGCGCTCGCCGTCCTCGAGAAGGATCCCGCCCTGCCCACGTATGAGGAGATCGTCGGGTTGTTGCCTGACCCGCGATAA